The Proteiniborus sp. DW1 DNA window TTGCCCCAATAATAGCTCTTTTAGTATCGAGTGATGGTTTCGTTAAGATGCAAGCAAAAGAAGCTTTAGGCTTTCAAATTATGATGGCTGCTGCCAGTATTATATCGGTTATACTAATATTTGTCCTTATAGGAATACCATTATTAATAGTCGTTGGAATAGCAACTGTAATTTTTCCAATATTGGCGATAATAAAAGTCGTAGATGGAGTTGACTACTCTTATCCCATATCGGGTTCTATAGTAAGAAAAATTTAAGAACTATGATTATACATGAAACCTTCTCCATATGAGTTATTCAGAAAACTGTGTGGAGAGGTTTTTTTAAGGAGAGAAGCTATATGGACTTATTTCAATTAAGTGCCGAAATGAATATAAAAAAATCAGCCCCTTTGGCAGATAGAATGCGGCCAAATACCCTTGAGGAGTTTATTGGTCAGGAGCATATTATAGGCAAGGGTAAGCTTCTATATAGAGGAATAATAGCAGACAAATTGAGCTCTGTTATTTTTTATGGTCCTCCTGGCACTGGAAAAACAACATTAGCTAAAATAATTGCTAATTCTACTAAAAAAAATTTTGAACAGTTAAATGCAGTGACATCAGGAGTAAAGGATATTAGAGAAGTAATAGATAGAAGCAAAGAAATACTTGGAATGTATAATAAAAGGACTATTTTATTTATTGATGAAATACATAGGTTCAATAAAACTCAACAGGATGCTCTTTTACCTTATGTTGAAAATGGGACACTTATACTTATAGGTGC harbors:
- a CDS encoding DUF4870 domain-containing protein, which gives rise to MLTTEQKLLCALAHLGVFVGIPIIAPIIALLVSSDGFVKMQAKEALGFQIMMAAASIISVILIFVLIGIPLLIVVGIATVIFPILAIIKVVDGVDYSYPISGSIVRKI